The following proteins are encoded in a genomic region of Trueperaceae bacterium:
- a CDS encoding amidophosphoribosyltransferase produces the protein MFDKMREECGIFAIHVRQPTDVASMCHLGLFALQHRGQESCGICISNGSDIKIEKDMGLVNEVFTEERLNQLRLTGSQTGIGHTRYSTTGSSLRFNAQPLTVRSNKGLIALAHNGNITNARMIRSAMLDAGAVFQTTNDSEVMINLIARYSHLDLEQATARVMSEFEGGFAVVLMDHHRIIGLRDANGVRPLVIGKIETGFVLASEPSALNAVGASFLRDVAPGELVVIDDDGIRSIQVLEARPTPCAFEWIYFARGDSLLDGVDVHQARILMGEQLAKEAPVNADVVVGVPESGLAAAIGFARESGIPFDMGFYKSSYAGRTFINPNQSLREQKVRLKLAPTSVVNGKRVVLVDDSIVRGTTSGQIVSLLREAGAIEVHFRVSSPPIRHPCYYGIDTSARKELAAATLSVEEIRERIGANSLVYLSEQGLGLSIGLPSTCMACFDGSYPAGHPGRTGQKEALELPLFPEVFTELEG, from the coding sequence ATGTTCGACAAAATGCGTGAAGAGTGCGGTATTTTTGCGATTCATGTAAGACAGCCTACGGACGTGGCCTCGATGTGCCACCTTGGGTTGTTTGCACTTCAACATAGAGGTCAAGAGTCTTGTGGGATATGCATTTCTAATGGTAGCGACATAAAGATCGAAAAGGACATGGGTCTCGTCAATGAGGTTTTTACCGAAGAGCGTTTAAATCAGTTGCGATTGACGGGAAGTCAGACAGGAATCGGTCATACTCGCTATTCAACTACTGGATCTTCGCTTCGCTTTAACGCTCAACCACTAACTGTCCGATCAAATAAAGGTTTGATAGCTCTGGCCCATAATGGGAACATTACTAACGCCCGTATGATTCGAAGTGCAATGTTAGACGCCGGAGCTGTTTTTCAAACAACTAATGATAGTGAAGTTATGATTAATCTTATTGCGAGGTATAGCCACCTTGATTTAGAGCAGGCTACTGCTCGTGTAATGTCGGAATTTGAAGGTGGTTTTGCTGTAGTGTTGATGGATCATCACAGGATAATCGGTTTACGTGACGCTAATGGGGTCCGCCCCTTGGTCATTGGGAAAATAGAAACAGGTTTTGTGTTGGCATCGGAACCGTCTGCTCTAAATGCTGTGGGAGCATCGTTCTTGCGGGATGTAGCCCCAGGAGAATTAGTGGTTATTGACGACGACGGCATCAGGTCCATTCAGGTCCTAGAAGCTCGGCCAACACCGTGTGCATTCGAATGGATTTATTTTGCCAGGGGGGATAGTTTGCTTGATGGTGTCGATGTGCACCAGGCAAGAATTTTGATGGGCGAGCAGTTAGCGAAAGAAGCTCCAGTTAATGCAGACGTTGTAGTGGGGGTACCTGAATCAGGGCTGGCTGCAGCTATTGGTTTTGCGAGGGAATCTGGGATTCCGTTTGACATGGGGTTTTACAAGTCTTCATATGCTGGAAGGACGTTCATAAATCCCAATCAGAGTTTGAGGGAGCAAAAAGTTCGACTTAAACTAGCACCTACTTCAGTTGTGAACGGAAAGCGGGTGGTGCTCGTAGACGACTCTATTGTGCGTGGAACAACATCAGGACAAATTGTTAGCCTCCTGCGAGAGGCTGGAGCCATAGAGGTTCATTTCCGGGTATCAAGTCCACCCATTCGCCACCCCTGTTACTACGGGATAGACACCTCTGCCCGCAAGGAATTAGCCGCCGCCACCCTTTCGGTAGAGGAGATCCGTGAGCGCATTGGAGCAAATTCTCTAGTATACCTATCAGAGCAGGGTCTTGGGCTTTCAATCGGTTTGCCTAGTACATGCATGGCCTGTTTCGATGGATCTTATCCAGCTGGTCACCCAGGTAGGACTGGCCAAAAAGAGGCACTCGAACTGCCCCTTTTCCCTGAGGTATTTACAGAGCTTGAGGGGTAA
- a CDS encoding phosphoribosylformylglycinamidine synthase II: MGSHYFNLFLSLFVSKSGQKSDEPVHSVRERANAFGLTDLEFDEIVCRIGRDPNSIEAALFGAMWSEHCGYKHSRPLLRNLPTEGSCVLMGPGENAGVVDLGEGYALAFKVESHNHPSAIEPFQGAATGVGGILRDIFAMGARPVAVLNSLHFGPLEVSRTKHLLSGVVEGISHYGNAIGVPTVGGQIVIHPSYSENPLVNVMALGLMRHKHLRTGTAGAQGSVLLYVGSKTGRDGLGGAVFASGDLSESSDSDRPAVQIGDPFMEKLLLEACLEAVEEGLVIGVQDMGAAGLTSSISEMADRAGCGVDINIDAVPCREKGMSPTEVMLSESQERMILAVDPEVEQELLSLLSKWDLDAVRIGEVRNHGNVRILKEGRIVADVPAGDLANAPTYRPDASESQEVIRLRNEPTVGPALVNPGLTLEAMLALPTIASKKSVYEQYDHQVMTNTVILPGQGDAAVLRIKDSTVGFAATLDCNPRFVYLDPRGGTKLAVAEAARNLVCVGARPLAVTNNLNFGNPTVPEVYHQLNESVLGLAEACRELGTPVTGGNVSLYNQFRAGDEEIAIYPTPTIGMVGVLKNVENRATINFKSEGDQIFLLGPTNATLGGSIYLSEIVGLEVGKPPMVDFELERNVENLTLELIELGLVKTAHDCSDGGLAVTLAEMSIGGGLGARVLLPDEISVDETLFGEDPSRIVIGVSQSLIKDAQNLIAESGVPSMNLGLVGGDRLEILWNGGGLRVSVERLISAYEGPIREALE, translated from the coding sequence TAGTGTCCGTGAAAGGGCTAATGCTTTCGGGTTAACTGATCTTGAGTTTGATGAGATTGTGTGCCGAATAGGACGCGACCCTAATTCTATAGAAGCAGCACTCTTTGGTGCGATGTGGAGCGAGCATTGTGGTTACAAACATTCGCGACCCCTCCTAAGGAATCTGCCGACAGAAGGCTCCTGTGTTTTGATGGGCCCGGGAGAGAACGCGGGTGTTGTCGATCTAGGTGAGGGGTATGCCCTTGCGTTTAAGGTAGAGAGCCATAACCACCCGAGTGCGATTGAACCATTTCAGGGAGCCGCGACAGGAGTGGGTGGAATTCTCCGCGATATTTTTGCAATGGGAGCGAGGCCAGTCGCGGTTTTGAATTCTCTACATTTCGGACCTTTAGAGGTTAGTCGGACTAAACATCTTCTCTCAGGAGTGGTTGAAGGCATATCGCATTACGGCAATGCTATAGGGGTGCCTACCGTTGGAGGGCAGATTGTTATCCATCCTAGTTATAGTGAGAATCCATTAGTGAACGTTATGGCTTTAGGGCTGATGCGTCATAAACATCTCCGTACTGGAACAGCAGGAGCACAAGGTAGCGTCTTGTTGTATGTGGGTTCTAAAACGGGTAGAGATGGCCTAGGTGGAGCAGTATTTGCCTCTGGTGACCTGAGTGAATCTAGTGACAGTGACAGGCCGGCTGTACAGATTGGCGACCCGTTTATGGAGAAACTGCTGCTGGAGGCTTGCTTGGAAGCTGTGGAAGAAGGCCTTGTAATTGGGGTCCAGGATATGGGAGCAGCTGGTCTGACCAGTAGCATTTCAGAGATGGCTGACCGAGCTGGTTGTGGAGTGGACATCAATATTGATGCCGTGCCTTGCAGAGAGAAGGGGATGTCACCAACTGAGGTGATGTTGTCAGAGTCGCAAGAGCGAATGATTCTGGCAGTTGATCCTGAAGTAGAGCAGGAACTGTTGTCACTTCTTAGTAAATGGGATCTCGATGCAGTTCGTATTGGAGAGGTAAGGAATCACGGAAACGTACGTATACTTAAAGAAGGTCGAATAGTTGCGGATGTGCCAGCGGGTGATTTGGCTAACGCCCCAACCTATCGCCCTGACGCTAGCGAATCTCAAGAAGTGATAAGGCTACGTAATGAGCCCACTGTAGGTCCCGCCTTAGTCAATCCAGGCTTAACTCTAGAAGCTATGTTGGCTCTTCCAACAATTGCATCTAAGAAAAGCGTTTACGAACAGTACGATCATCAAGTGATGACTAATACTGTAATTTTGCCTGGTCAAGGCGATGCAGCTGTTTTACGAATAAAGGATTCTACCGTTGGGTTTGCAGCTACCCTGGATTGTAATCCGAGATTTGTTTATCTTGATCCGAGGGGAGGCACCAAACTTGCGGTAGCAGAGGCTGCCAGGAATCTTGTTTGTGTGGGAGCTCGGCCGCTTGCTGTGACTAATAATCTTAACTTCGGCAACCCCACTGTGCCGGAAGTCTATCACCAATTGAACGAGTCTGTTTTGGGGCTTGCAGAAGCCTGTCGTGAGCTTGGAACACCAGTTACTGGTGGTAACGTTAGCCTATATAATCAGTTTCGTGCAGGTGATGAAGAAATAGCCATTTATCCCACCCCGACCATTGGAATGGTTGGGGTTCTAAAGAACGTAGAAAATAGAGCGACAATTAACTTTAAAAGCGAAGGAGATCAAATTTTTCTCCTTGGCCCGACTAACGCTACTTTGGGTGGGAGTATTTATCTTTCAGAAATCGTTGGACTGGAAGTGGGAAAACCTCCGATGGTAGATTTCGAGTTGGAGCGTAACGTAGAGAATCTGACTTTAGAGCTTATTGAGTTAGGCTTAGTTAAAACTGCTCATGATTGTTCAGACGGGGGGTTGGCTGTAACGCTTGCTGAGATGAGTATTGGTGGTGGACTCGGCGCTCGTGTACTTCTCCCCGATGAGATATCAGTTGATGAAACTCTGTTTGGCGAGGATCCTTCGCGAATTGTCATAGGAGTTTCGCAAAGTCTTATCAAGGATGCGCAGAACCTTATTGCAGAATCTGGTGTACCTTCAATGAATCTAGGGCTAGTAGGTGGTGATCGACTAGAAATCTTATGGAACGGTGGAGGATTACGCGTTTCAGTTGAACGGCTCATTTCAGCATATGAGGGTCCAATCAGAGAGGCACTCGAATAA